CGGCAGTTGGAATCAGGGCAGGATTGATGACACCTGTTTTGCCATCCTTTTCTTAAGAAGGGCGACTAAACCGCTCCGTGCAAAAGTCACCGGTGACAAGGAATAATTATTTCCGCTGTCCTAGCACAAACGAGGAAATAATCATCTTCTGGATATTCGACGTCCCTTCCACAATCTGGAAACTCTTGGCGTCTCTCAGGCGGCGTTCCACCGGGTATTCTGATGAGAATCCGTAAGATCCGAATATTTTAACCGCTTCGTTGGTTGCCTTGACGGCGGTCTCGGCGGCGAAATACTTTGCCGTGGAAACTTCCAGTGTATTCTTGATGCCTTTGTCTTTGAGGTAAGCGGCGCGATAAACCAGCATCCGGGCAGCTTGTGTTTCCACGAACATCTCGGCCAACTGGCTCTGGATCATTTCGTATTCGGCTATTTTCTTGCCGAACTGTTCGCGTTCGTTGGCGTATTTGACTGCGGCGTCCAGCGCTCCCTGGGCTACCCCGACCGCACGGCAGGCACAACTCAAGCGGGTGTTATCCAGCATGCCCATGCATATCTTGAATCCGTCTCCGGTTTTTCCCAAAAGCGCGCTCTTGGGTATTTTGGCGTCTTCAAAAATCACCTCGCCGGTCGGCGCGCAATGCAACCCTAGTTTTGTTTCTATGGCGCGTGTGGTGACTCCCTTGGTGTTTTTCAGTTCCACCGCGAAGGCGGACATGCCTTTGTGCTTCTGCGTAGGGTCTGTATAAGCGTAAACGATTCCAATATCAGCTACCTGTGCGTTGGAAATCCAGGTTTTGGCACCATTCAAAAGCCAGTGGTCGCCTTTATCCACGGCCAGCGATTTCATCGAGGCGACATCAGAGCCGGAATTGGGTTCGGTAATGGCAAAGCATCCCATGAATTCCCCCGTTACCAGCTTGGGTATATATTTTTTCTTATGCTCCTCCGTGCCCCAGGCAAGCAAAACCTGCCCTGGCCCGATGGTCTGCATATTGAAAGGCAACCCATAAGAAGCGCTCACCCGGGCGATTTCCTCGTTCATGATGACCGTTGCGAGCATCCCGACGCCTGTCCCGCCGTATTGTTCGGGGATGACCCCGCCGAAAAATCCAAGCTCGCCCATCTGCCTGACTATTTCCGGGCGGAATTTATGCTCGGCTTCGTCTTTTTCCACAATCGGGGCGATTTCTTTTTCCGCGAAATCGCGGGCTACCTTTTTCATTTCCAGTAATTCTTCGGTCATTTCAAAATCCATATTTATTCCTCCCCTTATCACGAAAACACGAAATTATTTCGAGCCTTCATTTCTTTTCGGGCTTTCGCCCCGCTCCACTCCGTTTCGGGGACACCCGATTGATAGGGAGTCCCATACCGAAGGTGTGGGGTGTTTATAACTTTCCTATTATGTTTCTGGCAATCACAATCCTCTGGACTTCGGAAGTGCCTTCTCCGATTTCAGTTAGTTTGGCATCCCGGTAATACCGTTCCACCTGGTATTCATTCATATAACCATAACCGCCCATAATCTGGATGGCGCTCTTGGTGGCGCGCATGGCGGTTTCAGATGCAAAGAGTTTTGCCATGGCGGATTCCTTGCCGAATGGTTTGCCTTCCTCCATAAGATGCGCTGCGTGGTAAATCAAGTGGCGCGAGGCTTCTATCTCGGTTGCCATATCGGCTATCATCATCTGGATTGCCTGGAAGGAGCCTATGGGTTTGCCGAACTGCTGGCGTTCCCTGACGTAAGGAAGGGCTTTATCCAGCGCTCCCTGGGCGATTCCCAATGCCAAAGCGCCGATGCTGATCCTGCCCCCATCCAAAGTTTTCATCAGGTTTTTAAAGCCGTCGCCTTCCTTACCCAGCAAGTTTTCCTCCGGCACGAAGCAGTCCTCAAAAATAAGTTCACATGTATCAGAGCCGCGCAGGCCCAGTTTATCCTCTTTCTTACCGCTTTTAAATCCCTTAAAACTGCTTTCTATGATAAAAGTGCTCAATCCATAAGAGCCTTTTGCATTCATATCGGTTTTGGCGAGTACTACAAAGCTTTTTCCCACGCTGGCATTGGTGATGAATATTTTGGAGCCGTTAATGATGTAGCCGCCTTTGGTTTTTTTGGCGGTGGTCCGTGTCGCGCCGGCATCAGAACCGGCTTCCGGCTCGGTCAGCCCCATTCCGCCCAGGTATTTGCCGCTTGCCAGGGGAGTAAGGTATTTATTTTTCTGCTCTTCCGTGCCGAAGGCGTAAATGGGGAAAGAGCCCAGCGATGTATGGGCAGCTAAAGTAATGGAGGTTGAGCCACAGACGCGCGCCAGTTCCTCAACCGCGAGGATGTAGCTAAGCTCTCCTGCCTCCGCGCCGCCGTATTCTATGGGCCAGGGGATGCCCAGGAGATTAAGCTGGGCCATCTTTTTTATGGTCTCGTGCGGGAATTCGCTTGATTTATCAATCTTCCTCGCAATCGGTTCTACTTCTTTAAGCGCGAACTCGCGGACCGTTTCCCGGATTAGTTTTTGTTCTTCAGTCAGTTCTATCATAAACAGGAATGCGTAGTATACATATAATAATATAAACTATTCAAGAAAATCCGGGTTTTCGTTAAAAACAGTCCGCCGGCTTTTATAAAGAAAGTAACGGCTGTATGGTTGCTTTGCCTGTTTTATTCTTTCTTCGTTTCCGGTTCGTCGCCTGTAAAGTTGGCCTTAAGGGTGGGAGTGGCGAGTTTTAGGAAAAGAATGGCGAAGCAGGTGTCCGCGATGACCGTGCTGTGGACATCGTCGCCCGGCGCGTTCCAGCTGCCGTCTTTTGCGCTCTGGTTTTCTACGAGGTATTTGGCGCCCTCCAGAT
The DNA window shown above is from Planctomycetota bacterium and carries:
- a CDS encoding acyl-CoA dehydrogenase family protein — encoded protein: MDFEMTEELLEMKKVARDFAEKEIAPIVEKDEAEHKFRPEIVRQMGELGFFGGVIPEQYGGTGVGMLATVIMNEEIARVSASYGLPFNMQTIGPGQVLLAWGTEEHKKKYIPKLVTGEFMGCFAITEPNSGSDVASMKSLAVDKGDHWLLNGAKTWISNAQVADIGIVYAYTDPTQKHKGMSAFAVELKNTKGVTTRAIETKLGLHCAPTGEVIFEDAKIPKSALLGKTGDGFKICMGMLDNTRLSCACRAVGVAQGALDAAVKYANEREQFGKKIAEYEMIQSQLAEMFVETQAARMLVYRAAYLKDKGIKNTLEVSTAKYFAAETAVKATNEAVKIFGSYGFSSEYPVERRLRDAKSFQIVEGTSNIQKMIISSFVLGQRK
- a CDS encoding acyl-CoA dehydrogenase, producing MIELTEEQKLIRETVREFALKEVEPIARKIDKSSEFPHETIKKMAQLNLLGIPWPIEYGGAEAGELSYILAVEELARVCGSTSITLAAHTSLGSFPIYAFGTEEQKNKYLTPLASGKYLGGMGLTEPEAGSDAGATRTTAKKTKGGYIINGSKIFITNASVGKSFVVLAKTDMNAKGSYGLSTFIIESSFKGFKSGKKEDKLGLRGSDTCELIFEDCFVPEENLLGKEGDGFKNLMKTLDGGRISIGALALGIAQGALDKALPYVRERQQFGKPIGSFQAIQMMIADMATEIEASRHLIYHAAHLMEEGKPFGKESAMAKLFASETAMRATKSAIQIMGGYGYMNEYQVERYYRDAKLTEIGEGTSEVQRIVIARNIIGKL